Proteins encoded by one window of Castor canadensis chromosome 2, mCasCan1.hap1v2, whole genome shotgun sequence:
- the Nacad gene encoding NAC-alpha domain-containing protein 1 isoform X1, with protein sequence MGSSCGNLSCHTCQASGLAWRHVQGCLMFFLVSTDLSYDAASATILKVGQQEPCVLTPGPNPLALTFLSSKPGARPQPEGASWDAGPGGAPSAWADPAEGSPNPALLPEGLPLQALSEEGRPTEALPTEVPLPATLEPRIVMGEETCKAPPSPRVAWPVLRDWDGGHANLHPPPELCSQGDPPVPSPPPDPDSYFTPPSTPIRTTYVLLPCHGPHRDTWDPEAELLDELLDSVPTSPSGSYVTADGDSWTSSPSCSLSLLAPTEGLDFPSGLGLSPPESLADEQELPSSECSPSAGSGSSWGQEGHFFDLDFLANDPMIPAALLPFQGSLIFQVESVEVTPLSPEQEEEEEEEVVADAPTPGGDLAGEGEEDSTSASFLQSLSDLSIIEGMDETFAFRDDTSATSSDSDSASYAGADDDRLYSGELHAQPSTLLQDTAQKAEQEHRGRATFWGPEDLGTVTTLQVSEGGAHPTHSKESAAEKTEGRFALGQESEAAVIPCNMQAAQGLQVEVATRLTPETEDKEVGSTTTGAPATSLPQPSQEGMSAAFSLESIATDSLSALEGKEGPTLCVDLPENSKEGGLGFPSEMEPVTMATPGPQQAEGGTVLPPDAAPPPLQDTDPTSGPESMAVATPGPQQAEADVTLSEDPPVAALPLLEDTDGTSGPETMAVATPGPQQAEADVTLSDDPPVAAHPPLEDTDGISGPEAMAVATPGLQQAEADVTLSEDPPVEALPLLEDTDGTSGPEATAVATPGPQQAEADVTLSKDPPVAALPLLEDTDGTSGPEAMAVATAGPQQAEADVTLSEDPPVAALPLLEDTDSTSGPEATAVATPGPQQAEADVTLSEDPPVEALPLLEDTDGTSGPEAMAVATPGPQQAEAIVTLSEDPPVEALPLLKDTDGTSGPEAMAVATPGPQQAEADVTLSEDPPVAAHPPLENTDGTSGPEATAVATPGPQQAEADVTLSEDPPVAALPLLEDTDGTSGPEAMAVATAGPQQAEADVTLSEDPPVAALLLLEDTDGTSGPETMAVATPGPQQAEADVTLSEDPPVEALPLLEDTDGTSGPEAMAVATLGPQQAEADVTLSDDPPVAPHPLLEDTDGTSGPEAMAVATPGPQQAEADVTLSDDPPVAPHPLLEDTDGTSGPEAMAVATLGPQQAEAVVTLSEDPPVAALPLLEDTDGTSGPEAMAVATPGPQQAEADVTLSEDPPVAALPLLEDTDGTSGPEAMAVATAGPQQAEADVTLSEDPPVAALPLLEDTDGTSGPEAMAVATAGPQQAEADVTLSKDPPVAAHPPLEDTDGTSGPEPMAVAATGPQQAEAIVTLSEDPPVAVPPPLQDTDGTSGPEPMTPDTTHDLQAEVGCTPGTNPRASVAQQELGVVLGPRPVSEKQNAAPSEDTQPLVLNQAQPNGPELATEAGTLWVSGEEAGPTLGRKTPKAPEPASGTGEEVPEGLSAPEQKASLEAHNGAETHLPPKEALGVKNQGVRGRKPPVQGHGPKSELQGTEKAPKAPSAASLEVDQARSLNSKVTQGSRLPIAGATEARLDSCPRAPAQVACQLDTDCPEEPALPVPPSQQREPVLGLGSGQQPQTTPSVLSPTSPRPPENPTRGLPSAPQNRLLDPDQSVPGVLARAAPPPLTPPAPCLCLSSQENSMENKESPASGVHLPPRAGAQQAAGSTAASGTTKPLGARQRVSLSPHSPLSPKVVPKDAKDLVKDLASRISSSSQVPPPSGTRSPSGSRRLPTSEQQEDEDSLEEDSLRATGSGQHSDSHGESSAELDEQDISAPQKEQSPAQAPTGSSEEAMAKAKQSRSEKKARKAMSKLGLRQIQGVTRITIQKSKNILFVIAKPDVFKSPASDTYVVFGEAKIEDLSQQVHKAAAEKFKVPSESSALVPESAPRPRVRPECEEEEEEEEDEEEVDEAGLELRDIELVMAQANVSRAKAVRALRDNHSDIVNAIMELTM encoded by the exons ATGGGCTCTTCCTGTGGAAATCTGTCATGCCACACATGCCAAGCTTCTGGCCTGGCCTGGAGGCACGTTCAGGGGTGCCTTATGTTCTTCCTTGTCTCTACAGATCTCTCCTATGATGCAGCTTCTGCTACCATCCTGAAAGTGGGCCAACAGGAGCCCTGTGTGCTGACCCCAGGGCCCAACCCCCTGGCCCTCACGTTCCTGTCCAGCAAGCCGGGTGCCCGGCCCCAGCCTGAGGGGGCCAGTTGGGATGCAGGACCCGGTGGGGCCCCCTCAGCATGGGCGGACCCTGCAGAAGGGAGCCCAAACCCAGCACTTCTCCCAGAGGGCCTGCCTCTCCAGGCTCTATCTGAGGAGGGTCGGCCCACCGAGGCCCTGCCCACGGAGGTCCCTCTGCCCGCCACCTTGGAGCCTCGGATTGTGATGGGCGAGGAGACGTGCAAGGCCCCCCCATCACCCAGGGTGGCCTGGCCAGTGCTCAGGGACTGGGATGGTGGGCACGCCAACCTGCACCCACCCCCCGAGCTGTGTTCTCAGGGTGATCCTCCtgtgccttcccctcccccagaccCTGATTCCTACTTCACACCTCCCTCCACCCCTATCAGGACCACCTATGTCCTGCTCCCCTGCCATGGGCCCCATAGGGACACCTGGGACCCAGAGGCTGAGTTGCTGGATGAGCTACTGGACTCAGTGCCCACCTCACCCTCGGGCTCCTATGTCACAGCCGATGGAGACAGCTGGACCTCTTCACCGTCCTGTTCCCTCAGCCTGTTGGCCCCAACTGAAGGGCTGGACTTCCCCTCGGGCTTGGGCCTTTCCCCACCAGAGTCCTTGGCGGATGAGCAAGAGCTGCCGTCCTCTGAGTGCAGCCCCTCAGCAGGCAGTGGCTCTTCCTGGGGCCAGGAGGGCCACTTCTTTGACCTGGATTTCCTGGCAAATGACCCCATGATCCCCGCAGCCCTCCTACCCTTCCAGGGTAGCCTCATCTTCCAGGTGGAATCTGTGGAGGTGACACCACTGTCCCcagaacaggaggaggaggaggaggaagaggtggtgGCTGATGCTCCAACCCCAGGAGGGGACCTGGCCGGGGAGGGTGAGGAAGATAGCACATCTGCGTCCTTCCTGCAGTCACTGTCTGACCTGTCCATCATTGAGGGCATGGATGAGACTTTTGCCTTCCGGGATGACACCTCAGCCACCTCCTCTGATTCAGACTCGGCTTCCTATGCAGGGGCAGATGACGATAGGCTGTACAGTGGGGAGCTCCATGCCCAGCCCAGCACCCTGCTGCAGGACACTGCCCAGAAGGCAGAGCAAGAGCACAGAGGCAGGGCCACCTTCTGGGGCCCAGAAGACTTGGGGACAGTGACCACCCTGCAGGTCTCAGAGGGAGGGGCCCATCCCACCCACAGTAAGGAATCTGCTGCAGAAAAGACAGAAGGCAGATTTGCTTTAGGCCAGGAGTCCGAGGCTGCTGTGATCCCTTGCAATATGCAAGCAGCCCAAGGCCTCCAGGTGGAGGTGGCTACCAGACTGACTCCTGAGACTGAGGACAAAGAAGTTGGCTCCACCACAACAGGAGCACCTGCCACCAGTCTGCCTCAGCCCTCCCAGGAGGGGATGAGCGCTGCCTTCAGCCTGGAGTCCATTGCTACAGACTCACTCTCAGCTCTGGAGGGAAAAGAAGGTCCCACCTTGTGTGTAGACCTTCCTGAGAACTCGAAGGAAGGAGGCCTGGGGTTCCCCTCAGAAATGGAGCCTGTGACCATGGCTACACCTGGGCCCCAGCAGGCTGAAGGGGGTACTGTGTTACCTCCTGATGCAGCACCCCCACCCCTGCAAGACACAGATCCCACCTCAGGCCCAGAGTCCATGGCTGTGGCCACACCGGGACCCCAGCAGGCTGAAGCAGATGTCACATTGTCCGAAGACCCTCCCGTGGCAGCACTTCCACTCCTGGAAGACACAGATGGCACCTCAGGCCCAGAGACCATGGCTGTGGCCACACCGGGACCCCAGCAGGCTGAAGCAGATGTCACATTGTCCGACGACCCTCCTGTGGCAGCACATCCACCTCTGGAAGACACAGATGGTATCTCAGGCCCAGAGGCCATGGCTGTGGCCACACCAGGACTCCAGCAGGCTGAAGCAGATGTCACATTGTCTGAGGACCCTCCTGTGGAAGCACTTCCACTCCTGGAAGACACAGATGGCACCTCAGGCCCAGAGGCCACGGCTGTGGCCACACCGGGACCCCAGCAGGCTGAAGCAGATGTCACATTGTCCAAGGACCCTCCTGTGGCAGCACTTCCACTCCTGGAAGACACAGATGGCACTTCAGGCCCAGAGGCCATGGCTGTGGCCACAGCGGGACCCCAGCAGGCTGAAGCAGATGTCACATTGTCCGAGGACCCTCCTGTGGCAGCTCTTCCACTCCTGGAAGACACAGATAGCACCTCAGGCCCAGAGGCCACGGCTGTGGCCACACCGGGACCCCAGCAGGCTGAAGCAGATGTCACATTGTCTGAGGACCCTCCTGTGGAAGCACTTCCACTCCTGGAAGACACAGATGGCACTTCAGGCCCAGAGGCCATGGCTGTGGCCACACCGGGACCCCAGCAGGCTGAAGCAATTGTCACATTGTCCGAGGACCCTCCTGTGGAAGCACTTCCACTCCTGAAAGACACAGATGGCACCTCAGGCCCAGAGGCCATGGCTGTGGCCACACCGGGACCCCAGCAGGCTGAAGCAGATGTCACATTGTCCGAGGACCCTCCTGTGGCAGCACATCCACCTCTGGAAAACACAGATGGCACCTCAGGCCCAGAGGCCACGGCTGTGGCCACACCGGGACCCCAGCAGGCTGAAGCAGATGTTACATTGTCCGAGGACCCTCCTGTGGCAGCTCTTCCACTCCTGGAAGACACAGATGGCACCTCAGGCCCAGAGGCCATGGCTGTGGCCACAGCGGGACCCCAGCAGGCTGAAGCAGATGTCACATTGTCCGAGGACCCTCCTGTAGCAGCTCTTCTACTCCTGGAAGACACAGATGGCACCTCAGGCCCAGAGACCATGGCTGTGGCCACACCGGGACCCCAGCAGGCTGAAGCAGATGTCACATTGTCCGAGGACCCTCCTGTGGAAGCACTTCCACTCCTGGAAGACACAGATGGCACCTCAGGCCCAGAGGCCATGGCTGTGGCCACACTGGGACCCCAGCAGGCTGAAGCAGATGTCACATTGTCCGACGACCCTCCTGTGGCACCACATCCACTTCTGGAAGACACAGATGGCACCTCAGGCCCAGAGGCCATGGCTGTGGCCACACCGGGACCCCAGCAGGCTGAAGCAGATGTCACATTGTCCGACGACCCTCCTGTGGCACCACATCCACTTCTGGAAGACACAGATGGCACCTCAGGCCCAGAGGCCATGGCTGTGGCCACACTGGGACCCCAGCAGGCTGAAGCAGTTGTCACATTGTCCGAGGACCCTCCTGTGGCAGCACTTCCACTCCTGGAAGACACAGATGGCACCTCAGGCCCAGAGGCCATGGCTGTGGCCACACCGGGACCCCAGCAGGCTGAAGCAGATGTTACATTGTCCGAGGACCCTCCTGTGGCAGCTCTTCCACTCCTGGAAGACACAGATGGCACCTCAGGCCCAGAGGCCATGGCTGTGGCCACAGCGGGACCCCAGCAGGCTGAAGCAGATGTCACATTGTCCGAGGACCCTCCTGTAGCAGCTCTTCCACTCCTGGAAGACACAGATGGCACCTCAGGCCCAGAGGCCATGGCTGTGGCCACAGCGGGACCCCAGCAGGCTGAAGCAGATGTTACATTGTCCAAGGACCCTCCTGTGGCAGCACATCCACCCCTGGAAGACACAGATGGCACCTCAGGCCCAGAGCCCATGGCTGTGGCCGCAACAGGACCCCAGCAGGCTGAAGCAATTGTCACATTGTCCGAGGACCCTCCCGTGGCAGTACCCCCACCCTTGCAAGACACAGATGGCACCTCAGGCCCAGAGCCCATGACTCCGGATACTACGCATGACCTGCAGGCGGAAGTAGGCTGCACCCCAGGCACTAATCCCAGGGCTTCTGTGGCCCAGCAGGAGTTAGGTGTGGTCTTAGGACCAAGACCAGTCTCTGAGAAGCAGAATGCAGCACCCTCTGAAGATACACAGCCTTTAGTCTTGAACCAGGCACAACCAAATGGCCCAGAGCTGGCTACAGAAGCTGGGACTCTTTGGGTGTCAGGAGAAGAGGCAGGTCCCACCTTGGGCAGGAAGACCCCCAAGGCCCCTGAGCCTGCCTCTGGCACTGGGGAGGAAGTACCTGAAGGCCTGTCTGCACCTGAGCAGAAAGCAAGTCTTGAAGCCCACAATGGGGCTGAGACCCACTTGCCTCCAAAGGAAGCTCTGGGCGTTAAGAACCAGGGAGTTAGAGGCCGAAAGCCACCAGTGCAGGGACATGGACCCAAGTCAGAGCTCCAAGGTACAGAGAAGGCTCCCAAGGCACCTTCTGCTGCCTCCCTGGAGGTTGACCAGGCACGGAGCCTGAACAGTAAGGTTACCCAGGGATCCAGGCTTCCCATAGCTGGAGCCACAGAGGCCAGACTGGACTCCTGCCCAAGGGCTCCAGCACAGGTGGCATGCCAGCTGGACACGGACTGCCCTGAAGAGCCTGCCCTGCCTGTACCACCCTCCCAGCAGCGGGAGCCTGTGCTGGGCCTGGGCAGTGGACAACAGCCTCAGACGACCCCCAGTGTGCTCAGCCCCACCTCACCACGGCCCCCAGAAAACCCTACCAGGGGCCTGCCCAGTGCACCCCAGAATAGGCTTCTGGACCCTGACCAGTCTGTTCCTGGGGTCCTTGCCAGGGCAGCCCCACCACCCCTGACACCTCCTGCCCCTTGCCTGTGCCTGAGCTCCCAGGAAAACTCCATGGAGAACAAGGAGTCCCCAGCCTCTGGGGTCCACCTGCCGCCTCGGGCAGGAGCCCAGCAGGCTGCTGGTTCCACCGCTGCCTCAGGAACCACAAAGCCCCTAGGAGCCCGGCAGCGGGTCAGCCTCTCGCCCCACTCCCCCCTCAGCCCTAAGGTGGTCCCTAAGGATGCCAAAGACCTGGTCAAAGATCTGGCCTCCCGGATCTCGAGCTCCTCTCAAGTGCCTCCTCCCTCAGGGACCCGGAGCCCATCTGGCTCAAGGAGGCTCCCAACCTCCGAGCAGCAAGAGGACGAAGACAGCCTAGAGGAAG ACTCACTGCGAGCCACAGGCTCAGGCCAGCACTCGGACAGCCATGGGGAGTCATCGGCAGAACTTGATGAGCAGGACATCTCAGCACCTCAGAAAGAGCAGAGCCCAGCCCAG GCCCCCACAGGTAGCAGCGAGGAGGCCATGGCCAAAGCCAAGCAGAGTCGCAGTGAGAAGAAGGCACGAAAG GCAATGTCAAAGCTGGGCCTGCGGCAGATCCAGGGAGTCACCAGGATCACCATTCAGAAATCCAAGAACATACTGTTTGTCATCGCCAAGCCAGATGTCTTCAAGAGCCCTGCCTCCGACACCTATGTGGTCTTTGGCGAGGCTAAG ATAGAGGACCTATCGCAGCAAGTTCACAAGGCTGCTGCAGAAAAGTTCAAGGTGCCCTCAGAGTCCTCGGCCCTGGTCCCCGAGTCAGCACCCAGGCCCCGGGTGAGGCCAGAgtgcgaggaggaggaggaggaggaggaagacgagGAGGAG GTGGATGAGGCTGGACTGGAGCTGCGTGACATTGAGCTGGTGATGGCCCAGGCCAACGTGTCCAGGGCCAAGGCTGTGCGGGCCTTAAGGGACAACCACAGTGACATTGTCAACGCCATTATG GAACTGACAATGTAG